A single region of the Arthrobacter sp. zg-Y820 genome encodes:
- a CDS encoding aldehyde dehydrogenase family protein yields MSSSVQTGSAPPRSFLPAPAGGTGADGPTGVAFAVARAAEAARWWQEQGFRGRKKLLRTWKQVIADDADELAAVMAAETGKPEGDALLEILLALGHLEWAAKHAEKVLRRRKVPSGLAALNQKATLGYEPYGVVGVIGPWNYPVYTPMGSVSFALAAGNAVVLKPSDLTPGTALWIGRKWEQISGGHPVFQVVTGGADTGAALVRSGCGKIAFTGSTETAKKVMAACAESLTPMVAECGGKDAMLVAADADLPAAAAAAVFGGMVNAGQTCAGVERVYVDRAVYEPFLSLMVEEGRALVAGTENGADYGPLTLPGQVNVVAAHIDAALAAGGRAALGGPGSVREGRRIDAVVLTDVPENNEAVQRETFGPVVVVNPVDSMEEAVDRANGTGYGLGASVFSGSRANARELAERLEAGVVTVNSVLGFAAVGALPFGGVKDSGFGRTHGADGLREFSSPKAMTEQRFAPPLDLLRMRRSERDMRLARAALGILHGTGQERRSVVRRSFGRQKAG; encoded by the coding sequence ATGAGCAGCAGCGTGCAGACCGGCAGTGCCCCGCCCCGATCCTTCCTTCCCGCGCCGGCGGGCGGTACCGGAGCCGACGGACCCACGGGCGTTGCTTTCGCCGTCGCCCGTGCCGCTGAAGCCGCCCGGTGGTGGCAGGAGCAGGGGTTCCGCGGCAGGAAAAAGCTGCTGCGGACGTGGAAGCAGGTTATCGCCGACGACGCCGATGAGCTCGCGGCGGTGATGGCCGCCGAAACCGGCAAGCCGGAGGGCGACGCACTGCTGGAAATTCTGCTCGCCCTGGGCCACCTGGAGTGGGCCGCCAAACATGCGGAAAAGGTGCTGCGCCGGCGCAAAGTGCCGTCCGGCCTCGCGGCGCTGAACCAGAAGGCCACCCTCGGCTACGAACCGTACGGAGTGGTGGGCGTGATCGGGCCGTGGAACTATCCGGTGTACACCCCGATGGGGTCCGTCTCCTTTGCCCTGGCGGCAGGAAACGCGGTGGTCCTCAAGCCCAGCGACCTGACGCCCGGCACCGCCCTGTGGATCGGGCGCAAATGGGAACAGATCAGCGGCGGGCACCCGGTTTTCCAGGTGGTGACCGGAGGAGCGGACACCGGCGCAGCCCTGGTCCGCTCCGGATGCGGCAAAATCGCCTTCACCGGGTCCACCGAAACCGCCAAAAAGGTGATGGCCGCCTGCGCTGAATCGCTCACGCCGATGGTGGCCGAATGCGGGGGCAAGGACGCCATGCTCGTTGCGGCCGACGCGGACCTGCCGGCGGCTGCCGCCGCCGCGGTGTTCGGCGGCATGGTGAACGCCGGGCAGACCTGTGCCGGCGTGGAACGGGTGTACGTGGACCGGGCCGTGTACGAGCCGTTCCTGTCGCTGATGGTGGAGGAGGGCCGGGCCCTGGTGGCCGGAACGGAAAACGGAGCCGACTACGGGCCGCTGACCCTCCCGGGCCAGGTGAACGTGGTGGCGGCGCATATCGACGCCGCCCTCGCCGCGGGCGGCCGGGCGGCGCTGGGCGGGCCCGGCTCCGTCCGGGAGGGCAGGAGGATTGACGCCGTGGTGCTCACCGACGTCCCCGAGAACAACGAGGCGGTGCAGCGCGAGACCTTCGGACCCGTCGTCGTCGTGAATCCGGTGGACTCCATGGAGGAGGCAGTGGACCGCGCCAACGGAACCGGTTACGGACTGGGTGCCTCAGTCTTCAGCGGAAGCAGGGCGAATGCCCGGGAGCTGGCGGAGCGGCTTGAAGCCGGTGTGGTGACAGTGAATTCGGTATTGGGCTTCGCGGCCGTCGGTGCGTTGCCCTTTGGCGGCGTCAAGGATTCCGGTTTCGGGCGGACCCACGGTGCGGATGGCCTGCGCGAGTTCAGCTCGCCCAAGGCCATGACCGAGCAGCGTTTCGCACCGCCGCTGGACCTGCTGCGGATGCGCCGGTCCGAACGGGATATGAGGCTGGCCCGCGCCGCGCTGGGGATTCTGCACGGAACCGGGCAGGAGCGCCGGTCCGTGGTTCGCCGGTCCTTCGGCCGGCAAAAGGCCGGCTGA